The following coding sequences are from one Ovis canadensis isolate MfBH-ARS-UI-01 breed Bighorn chromosome 7, ARS-UI_OviCan_v2, whole genome shotgun sequence window:
- the SALL2 gene encoding sal-like protein 2 isoform X2, with protein sequence MAHEAGRSARLGGPCGEPAELGGDVSEDDHPQVCAKCCAQFTDPAEFLAHQNACSTDPPVMVIIGGQENPNNSSTSCEPRPEGQSSPQAMEAEQSNPSDCASSVPTDPTWGPERRGEESSGHFLIAATGTAAGGGGGLILASPKLGATPLPPESTPAPPPPPPPPPPTGVGSGHLNIPLILEELRVLQQRQIHQMQMTEQICRQVLLLGSLGQTVGTPSSPSELPGTGTASSTKPLLPLFSPIKPVQTGKTLAPSSTSSSGAEAPKQAFFHLYHPLGSQHPFSAGVVGRSHKPTPAASPALSGSTDQLIASPHLAFPGTTGLLAAQCLGAARGLEAAASPGLLKPKNGGGELGYGEVMGPLEKPGGRHKCRFCAKVFGSDSALQIHLRSHTGERPYKCNVCGNRFTTRGNLKVHFHRHREKYPHVQMNPHPVPEHLDYVITSSGLPYGMSVPPEKAEEEAAVPGGGVERKPLVASTAALSATESLTLLSTGAGTTTAPALPAFNKFVLMKAVEPKNKADENTPPGSEGSAIAGVAESGAATRMQLSKLVTSLPSWALLTNHLKSTGSFPFPYVLEPLGASPSETSKLQQLVEKIDRQGAVAVASTASGAPTTSAPAASSSASSGPNQCVICLRVLSCPRALRLHYGQHGGERPFKCKVCGRAFSTRGNLRAHFVGHKASPAARAQNSCPICQKKFTNAVTLQQHVRMHLGGQIPNGGTALPEAGGAAQENGSEQSTVSGAGGFPQQPSQQPSPEEELSEEEEEDEEEEEDVTDEDSLAGRGSESGGEKAISVRGDSEEASGTEEEVGTVAAVTTAGKEMDTNEKTIQQPCLLPPPPADTLDQTQPKEQGGSDAAGGTEEGAKPERSSSPGSALALEGEGSSTPLVEELSLQEVMRKEPGESSGRKACEVCGQTFPTQAALEEHQKTHPKEGLLFTCVFCRQGFLERATLKKHMLLAHHQVQPFAPHGPQNIAALSLVPGCSPSITSPGLSPFPRKDDPTIP encoded by the exons ATGGCGCACGAAGCCGGGAGGAGCGCTCGTCTCGGGGGGCCCTGCGGGGAGCCGGCGGAGCTTGGAG GTGATGTGAGCGAGGACGACCACCCCCAAGTCTGTGCCAAGTGCTGCGCACAATTCACTGACCCAGCTGAATTCCTCGCCCACCAGAATGCATGTTCTACTGATCCCCCTGTAATGGTGATAATTGGGGGCCAGGAGAACCCCAACAACTCTTCGACCTCTTGCGAGCCTCGGCCTGAGGGCCAGAGTAGTCCGCAGGCCATGGAGGCCGAGCAAAGCAACCCCTCGGACTGCGCGTCCTCTGTACCCACAGATCCCACCTGGGGCCCCGAGCGGAGGGGAGAGGAGTCTTCCGGGCACTTCCTCATTGCTGCCACAGGTACAGcagctgggggaggtgggggcctgATCTTGGCCAGCCCCAAGCTGGGAGCGACTCCATTACCGCCGGAGTCCACCCCtgcaccccctcctcctccgcctcctcctccccccacagGGGTAGGCAGTGGCCACTTGAACATCCCTCTGATCTTGGAAGAACTCCGGGTGCTGCAGCAGCGCCAGATTCATCAGATGCAGATGACTGAGCAAATCTGCCGGCAGGTGCTGCTGCTAGGCTCCTTAGGCCAGACAGTGGGCACCCCTTCCAGTCCCTCGGAGCTACCTGGGACAGGGACTGCCTCCTCCACCAAGCCCCTGCTGCCTCTCTTCAGTCCCATCAAGCCTGTCCAAACTGGCAAAACACTGGCaccttcctccacctcctcctcaggGGCAGAAGCACCCAAGCAGGCTTTCTTCCACCTTTACCACCCCTTGGGGTCACAGCACCCTTTTTCTGCTGGTGTGGTCGGGCGAAGCCACAAACCCACCCCTGCAGCCTCCCCGGCCCTGTCGGGCAGCACGGATCAGCTGATCGCCTCACCTCACCTGGCATTCCCAGGCACTACGGGACTCCTGGCAGCGCAGTGTCTTGGGGCAGCCCGGGGCCTCGAGGCTGCTGCTTCCCCAGGGCTCCTGAAGCCAAAGAATGGAGGTGGAGAGTTGGGTTATGGGGAAGTGATGGGCCCCTTGGAGAAGCCCGGTGGGAGGCACAAGTGCCGCTTCTGCGCCAAAGTATTTGGTAGTGACAGTGCCCTGCAGATCCACCTGCGTTCCCACACAGGCGAGAGACCCTATAAGTGTAATGTGTGTGGCAACCGCTTTACCACGCGAGGCAACCTCAAAGTGCATTTCCACCGGCATCGGGAGAAGTACCCACATGTGCAGATGAACCCTCACCCGGTTCCAGAGCATCTCGACTATGTTATCACCAGCAGCGGCCTGCCCTATGGTATGTCGGTGCCGccagagaaggctgaggaggaggcAGCTGTGCCGGGTGGAGGTGTGGAACGCAAGCCTCTGGTGGCCTCCACCGCCGCCCTCAGTGCCACAGAGAGCCTCACGCTGCTCTCCACCGGTGCAGGCACCACTACGGCCCCTGCGCTTCCTGCTTTCAATAAGTTTGTGCTCATGAAAGCAGTAGAGCCAAAGAATAAAGCGGATGAAAACACCCCGCCGGGGAGTGAGGGCTCAGCCATCGCCGGGGTGGCAGAAAGTGGCGCAGCAACCCGCATGCAGCTAAGTAAGCTGGTGACATCGCTACCCAGCTGGGCCCTGCTTACCAACCACTTGAAGTCCACTGGTAGCTTCCCCTTCCCTtacgtgctggagcccttgggggCTTCACCCTCCGAGACCTCCAAGCTTCAGCAGCTGGTAGAAAAGATTGACCGTCAAGGAGCTGTGGCAGTGGCCTCTACTGCCTCGGGTGCCCCCACAACCTCTGCCCCTGCAGCTTCATCATCAGCCTCATCTGGACCCAACCAGTGTGTCATTTGTCTCCGGGTGCTGAGCTGTCCTCGGGCACTGCGCCTGCATTACGGTCAGCATGGAGGTGAGCGACCCTTCAAATGCAAAGTGTGTGGCAGAGCTTTCTCTACCCGAGGCAATCTGCGTGCACATTTCGTGGGCCATAAGGCTAGTCCAGCTGCCCGGGCCCAGAACTCCTGCCCCATTTGCCAGAAGAAGTTCACCAATGCTGTTACTCTGCAGCAGCATGTTCGGATGCACCTGGGGGGCCAGATCCCCAATGGTGGCACTGCACTCCCTGAAGCGGGGGGAGCTGCCCAGGAGAACGGCTCTGAGCAATCGACAGTCTCCGGAGCGGGGGGCTTCCCCCAGCAGCCATCCCAGCAGCCATCCCCAGAGGAGGAGTTGtctgaagaagaggaagaggatgaagaagaggaagaagatgtgACTGATGAAGATTCCCTGGCCGGAAGAGGCTCTGAAAGTGGAGGGGAGAAGGCCATATCCGTGCGAGGTGATTCAGAAGAGGCCTCTGGCACTGAGGAGGAAGTGGGGACTGTGGCAGCGGTGACCACAGCTGGGAAGGAGATGGACACTAATGAGAAGACCATTCAGCAGCCGTGTCTGCTGCCGCCGCCACCAGCTGACACCCTGGATCAGACACAGCCAAAGGAGCAGGGAGGCAGTGATGCTGCCGGAGGCACGGAAGAGGGGGCAAAACCGGAGAGGAGCTCCAGCCCAGGGTCAGCGCTGGCCCTTGAAGGGGAAGGCAGCAGCACCCCCTTGGTGGAGGAGCTGAGCCTGCAGGAAGTGATGAGAAAGGAGCCCGGGGAGAGCAGTGGCCGAAAGGCCTGTGAGGTGTGTGGCCAGACCTTTCCCACCCAAGCAGCTCTGGAGGAGCATCAGAAAACCCACCCCAAGGAGGGGCTGCTCTTCACTTGTGTTTTCTGCAGGCAGGGCTTTCTCGAGCGGGCTACCCTCAAGAAGCACATGCTGCTGGCCCACCACCAGGTACAGCCCTTTGCCCCCCATGGCCCTCAGAATATTGCTGCTCTTTCCTTGGTCCCAGGCTGCTCACCCTCTATCACTTCCCCAGGGCTCTCTCCCTTTCCCCGAAAAGATGACCCCACCATCCCATGA
- the SALL2 gene encoding sal-like protein 2 isoform X1 — protein MSRRKQRKPQQLISDCEGPSASENGDVSEDDHPQVCAKCCAQFTDPAEFLAHQNACSTDPPVMVIIGGQENPNNSSTSCEPRPEGQSSPQAMEAEQSNPSDCASSVPTDPTWGPERRGEESSGHFLIAATGTAAGGGGGLILASPKLGATPLPPESTPAPPPPPPPPPPTGVGSGHLNIPLILEELRVLQQRQIHQMQMTEQICRQVLLLGSLGQTVGTPSSPSELPGTGTASSTKPLLPLFSPIKPVQTGKTLAPSSTSSSGAEAPKQAFFHLYHPLGSQHPFSAGVVGRSHKPTPAASPALSGSTDQLIASPHLAFPGTTGLLAAQCLGAARGLEAAASPGLLKPKNGGGELGYGEVMGPLEKPGGRHKCRFCAKVFGSDSALQIHLRSHTGERPYKCNVCGNRFTTRGNLKVHFHRHREKYPHVQMNPHPVPEHLDYVITSSGLPYGMSVPPEKAEEEAAVPGGGVERKPLVASTAALSATESLTLLSTGAGTTTAPALPAFNKFVLMKAVEPKNKADENTPPGSEGSAIAGVAESGAATRMQLSKLVTSLPSWALLTNHLKSTGSFPFPYVLEPLGASPSETSKLQQLVEKIDRQGAVAVASTASGAPTTSAPAASSSASSGPNQCVICLRVLSCPRALRLHYGQHGGERPFKCKVCGRAFSTRGNLRAHFVGHKASPAARAQNSCPICQKKFTNAVTLQQHVRMHLGGQIPNGGTALPEAGGAAQENGSEQSTVSGAGGFPQQPSQQPSPEEELSEEEEEDEEEEEDVTDEDSLAGRGSESGGEKAISVRGDSEEASGTEEEVGTVAAVTTAGKEMDTNEKTIQQPCLLPPPPADTLDQTQPKEQGGSDAAGGTEEGAKPERSSSPGSALALEGEGSSTPLVEELSLQEVMRKEPGESSGRKACEVCGQTFPTQAALEEHQKTHPKEGLLFTCVFCRQGFLERATLKKHMLLAHHQVQPFAPHGPQNIAALSLVPGCSPSITSPGLSPFPRKDDPTIP, from the exons ATGTCTCGGCGAAAGCAGCGGAAACCCCAACAGTTAATCTCGGACTGCGAAGGTCCCAGCGCGTCTGAGAACG GTGATGTGAGCGAGGACGACCACCCCCAAGTCTGTGCCAAGTGCTGCGCACAATTCACTGACCCAGCTGAATTCCTCGCCCACCAGAATGCATGTTCTACTGATCCCCCTGTAATGGTGATAATTGGGGGCCAGGAGAACCCCAACAACTCTTCGACCTCTTGCGAGCCTCGGCCTGAGGGCCAGAGTAGTCCGCAGGCCATGGAGGCCGAGCAAAGCAACCCCTCGGACTGCGCGTCCTCTGTACCCACAGATCCCACCTGGGGCCCCGAGCGGAGGGGAGAGGAGTCTTCCGGGCACTTCCTCATTGCTGCCACAGGTACAGcagctgggggaggtgggggcctgATCTTGGCCAGCCCCAAGCTGGGAGCGACTCCATTACCGCCGGAGTCCACCCCtgcaccccctcctcctccgcctcctcctccccccacagGGGTAGGCAGTGGCCACTTGAACATCCCTCTGATCTTGGAAGAACTCCGGGTGCTGCAGCAGCGCCAGATTCATCAGATGCAGATGACTGAGCAAATCTGCCGGCAGGTGCTGCTGCTAGGCTCCTTAGGCCAGACAGTGGGCACCCCTTCCAGTCCCTCGGAGCTACCTGGGACAGGGACTGCCTCCTCCACCAAGCCCCTGCTGCCTCTCTTCAGTCCCATCAAGCCTGTCCAAACTGGCAAAACACTGGCaccttcctccacctcctcctcaggGGCAGAAGCACCCAAGCAGGCTTTCTTCCACCTTTACCACCCCTTGGGGTCACAGCACCCTTTTTCTGCTGGTGTGGTCGGGCGAAGCCACAAACCCACCCCTGCAGCCTCCCCGGCCCTGTCGGGCAGCACGGATCAGCTGATCGCCTCACCTCACCTGGCATTCCCAGGCACTACGGGACTCCTGGCAGCGCAGTGTCTTGGGGCAGCCCGGGGCCTCGAGGCTGCTGCTTCCCCAGGGCTCCTGAAGCCAAAGAATGGAGGTGGAGAGTTGGGTTATGGGGAAGTGATGGGCCCCTTGGAGAAGCCCGGTGGGAGGCACAAGTGCCGCTTCTGCGCCAAAGTATTTGGTAGTGACAGTGCCCTGCAGATCCACCTGCGTTCCCACACAGGCGAGAGACCCTATAAGTGTAATGTGTGTGGCAACCGCTTTACCACGCGAGGCAACCTCAAAGTGCATTTCCACCGGCATCGGGAGAAGTACCCACATGTGCAGATGAACCCTCACCCGGTTCCAGAGCATCTCGACTATGTTATCACCAGCAGCGGCCTGCCCTATGGTATGTCGGTGCCGccagagaaggctgaggaggaggcAGCTGTGCCGGGTGGAGGTGTGGAACGCAAGCCTCTGGTGGCCTCCACCGCCGCCCTCAGTGCCACAGAGAGCCTCACGCTGCTCTCCACCGGTGCAGGCACCACTACGGCCCCTGCGCTTCCTGCTTTCAATAAGTTTGTGCTCATGAAAGCAGTAGAGCCAAAGAATAAAGCGGATGAAAACACCCCGCCGGGGAGTGAGGGCTCAGCCATCGCCGGGGTGGCAGAAAGTGGCGCAGCAACCCGCATGCAGCTAAGTAAGCTGGTGACATCGCTACCCAGCTGGGCCCTGCTTACCAACCACTTGAAGTCCACTGGTAGCTTCCCCTTCCCTtacgtgctggagcccttgggggCTTCACCCTCCGAGACCTCCAAGCTTCAGCAGCTGGTAGAAAAGATTGACCGTCAAGGAGCTGTGGCAGTGGCCTCTACTGCCTCGGGTGCCCCCACAACCTCTGCCCCTGCAGCTTCATCATCAGCCTCATCTGGACCCAACCAGTGTGTCATTTGTCTCCGGGTGCTGAGCTGTCCTCGGGCACTGCGCCTGCATTACGGTCAGCATGGAGGTGAGCGACCCTTCAAATGCAAAGTGTGTGGCAGAGCTTTCTCTACCCGAGGCAATCTGCGTGCACATTTCGTGGGCCATAAGGCTAGTCCAGCTGCCCGGGCCCAGAACTCCTGCCCCATTTGCCAGAAGAAGTTCACCAATGCTGTTACTCTGCAGCAGCATGTTCGGATGCACCTGGGGGGCCAGATCCCCAATGGTGGCACTGCACTCCCTGAAGCGGGGGGAGCTGCCCAGGAGAACGGCTCTGAGCAATCGACAGTCTCCGGAGCGGGGGGCTTCCCCCAGCAGCCATCCCAGCAGCCATCCCCAGAGGAGGAGTTGtctgaagaagaggaagaggatgaagaagaggaagaagatgtgACTGATGAAGATTCCCTGGCCGGAAGAGGCTCTGAAAGTGGAGGGGAGAAGGCCATATCCGTGCGAGGTGATTCAGAAGAGGCCTCTGGCACTGAGGAGGAAGTGGGGACTGTGGCAGCGGTGACCACAGCTGGGAAGGAGATGGACACTAATGAGAAGACCATTCAGCAGCCGTGTCTGCTGCCGCCGCCACCAGCTGACACCCTGGATCAGACACAGCCAAAGGAGCAGGGAGGCAGTGATGCTGCCGGAGGCACGGAAGAGGGGGCAAAACCGGAGAGGAGCTCCAGCCCAGGGTCAGCGCTGGCCCTTGAAGGGGAAGGCAGCAGCACCCCCTTGGTGGAGGAGCTGAGCCTGCAGGAAGTGATGAGAAAGGAGCCCGGGGAGAGCAGTGGCCGAAAGGCCTGTGAGGTGTGTGGCCAGACCTTTCCCACCCAAGCAGCTCTGGAGGAGCATCAGAAAACCCACCCCAAGGAGGGGCTGCTCTTCACTTGTGTTTTCTGCAGGCAGGGCTTTCTCGAGCGGGCTACCCTCAAGAAGCACATGCTGCTGGCCCACCACCAGGTACAGCCCTTTGCCCCCCATGGCCCTCAGAATATTGCTGCTCTTTCCTTGGTCCCAGGCTGCTCACCCTCTATCACTTCCCCAGGGCTCTCTCCCTTTCCCCGAAAAGATGACCCCACCATCCCATGA
- the SALL2 gene encoding sal-like protein 2 isoform X3 produces the protein MSRRKQRKPQQLISDCEGPSASENGDVSEDDHPQVCAKCCAQFTDPAEFLAHQNACSTDPPVMVIIGGQENPNNSSTSCEPRPEGQSSPQAMEAEQSNPSDCASSVPTDPTWGPERRGEESSGHFLIAATGTAAGGGGGLILASPKLGATPLPPESTPAPPPPPPPPPPTGVGSGHLNIPLILEELRVLQQRQIHQMQMTEQICRQVLLLGSLGQTVGTPSSPSELPGTGTASSTKPLLPLFSPIKPVQTGKTLAPSSTSSSGAEAPKQAFFHLYHPLGSQHPFSAGVVGRSHKPTPAASPALSGSTDQLIASPHLAFPGTTGLLAAQCLGAARGLEAAASPGLLKPKNGGGELGYGEVMGPLEKPGGRHKCRFCAKVFGSDSALQIHLRSHTGERPYKCNVCGNRFTTRGNLKVHFHRHREKYPHVQMNPHPVPEHLDYVITSSGLPYGMSVPPEKAEEEAAVPGGGVERKPLVASTAALSATESLTLLSTGAGTTTAPALPAFNKFVLMKAVEPKNKADENTPPGSEGSAIAGVAESGAATRMQLSKLVTSLPSWALLTNHLKSTGSFPFPYVLEPLGASPSETSKLQQLVEKIDRQGAVAVASTASGAPTTSAPAASSSASSGPNQCVICLRVLSCPRALRLHYGQHGGERPFKCKVCGRAFSTRGNLRAHFVGHKASPAARAQNSCPICQKKFTNAVTLQQHVRMHLGGQIPNGGTALPEAGGAAQENGSEQSTVSGAGGFPQQPSQQPSPEEELSEEEEEDEEEEEDVTDEDSLAGRGSESGGEKAISVRGDSEEASGTEEEVGTVAAVTTAGKEMDTNEKTIQQPCLLPPPPADTLDQTQPKEQGGSDAAGGTEEGAKPERSSSPGSALALEGEGSSTPLVEELSLQEVMRKEPGESSGRKACEVCGQTFPTQAALEEHQKTHPKEGLLFTCVFCRQGFLERATLKKHMLLAHHQVHLSTHIWNYSHPEGGSTCPWRA, from the exons ATGTCTCGGCGAAAGCAGCGGAAACCCCAACAGTTAATCTCGGACTGCGAAGGTCCCAGCGCGTCTGAGAACG GTGATGTGAGCGAGGACGACCACCCCCAAGTCTGTGCCAAGTGCTGCGCACAATTCACTGACCCAGCTGAATTCCTCGCCCACCAGAATGCATGTTCTACTGATCCCCCTGTAATGGTGATAATTGGGGGCCAGGAGAACCCCAACAACTCTTCGACCTCTTGCGAGCCTCGGCCTGAGGGCCAGAGTAGTCCGCAGGCCATGGAGGCCGAGCAAAGCAACCCCTCGGACTGCGCGTCCTCTGTACCCACAGATCCCACCTGGGGCCCCGAGCGGAGGGGAGAGGAGTCTTCCGGGCACTTCCTCATTGCTGCCACAGGTACAGcagctgggggaggtgggggcctgATCTTGGCCAGCCCCAAGCTGGGAGCGACTCCATTACCGCCGGAGTCCACCCCtgcaccccctcctcctccgcctcctcctccccccacagGGGTAGGCAGTGGCCACTTGAACATCCCTCTGATCTTGGAAGAACTCCGGGTGCTGCAGCAGCGCCAGATTCATCAGATGCAGATGACTGAGCAAATCTGCCGGCAGGTGCTGCTGCTAGGCTCCTTAGGCCAGACAGTGGGCACCCCTTCCAGTCCCTCGGAGCTACCTGGGACAGGGACTGCCTCCTCCACCAAGCCCCTGCTGCCTCTCTTCAGTCCCATCAAGCCTGTCCAAACTGGCAAAACACTGGCaccttcctccacctcctcctcaggGGCAGAAGCACCCAAGCAGGCTTTCTTCCACCTTTACCACCCCTTGGGGTCACAGCACCCTTTTTCTGCTGGTGTGGTCGGGCGAAGCCACAAACCCACCCCTGCAGCCTCCCCGGCCCTGTCGGGCAGCACGGATCAGCTGATCGCCTCACCTCACCTGGCATTCCCAGGCACTACGGGACTCCTGGCAGCGCAGTGTCTTGGGGCAGCCCGGGGCCTCGAGGCTGCTGCTTCCCCAGGGCTCCTGAAGCCAAAGAATGGAGGTGGAGAGTTGGGTTATGGGGAAGTGATGGGCCCCTTGGAGAAGCCCGGTGGGAGGCACAAGTGCCGCTTCTGCGCCAAAGTATTTGGTAGTGACAGTGCCCTGCAGATCCACCTGCGTTCCCACACAGGCGAGAGACCCTATAAGTGTAATGTGTGTGGCAACCGCTTTACCACGCGAGGCAACCTCAAAGTGCATTTCCACCGGCATCGGGAGAAGTACCCACATGTGCAGATGAACCCTCACCCGGTTCCAGAGCATCTCGACTATGTTATCACCAGCAGCGGCCTGCCCTATGGTATGTCGGTGCCGccagagaaggctgaggaggaggcAGCTGTGCCGGGTGGAGGTGTGGAACGCAAGCCTCTGGTGGCCTCCACCGCCGCCCTCAGTGCCACAGAGAGCCTCACGCTGCTCTCCACCGGTGCAGGCACCACTACGGCCCCTGCGCTTCCTGCTTTCAATAAGTTTGTGCTCATGAAAGCAGTAGAGCCAAAGAATAAAGCGGATGAAAACACCCCGCCGGGGAGTGAGGGCTCAGCCATCGCCGGGGTGGCAGAAAGTGGCGCAGCAACCCGCATGCAGCTAAGTAAGCTGGTGACATCGCTACCCAGCTGGGCCCTGCTTACCAACCACTTGAAGTCCACTGGTAGCTTCCCCTTCCCTtacgtgctggagcccttgggggCTTCACCCTCCGAGACCTCCAAGCTTCAGCAGCTGGTAGAAAAGATTGACCGTCAAGGAGCTGTGGCAGTGGCCTCTACTGCCTCGGGTGCCCCCACAACCTCTGCCCCTGCAGCTTCATCATCAGCCTCATCTGGACCCAACCAGTGTGTCATTTGTCTCCGGGTGCTGAGCTGTCCTCGGGCACTGCGCCTGCATTACGGTCAGCATGGAGGTGAGCGACCCTTCAAATGCAAAGTGTGTGGCAGAGCTTTCTCTACCCGAGGCAATCTGCGTGCACATTTCGTGGGCCATAAGGCTAGTCCAGCTGCCCGGGCCCAGAACTCCTGCCCCATTTGCCAGAAGAAGTTCACCAATGCTGTTACTCTGCAGCAGCATGTTCGGATGCACCTGGGGGGCCAGATCCCCAATGGTGGCACTGCACTCCCTGAAGCGGGGGGAGCTGCCCAGGAGAACGGCTCTGAGCAATCGACAGTCTCCGGAGCGGGGGGCTTCCCCCAGCAGCCATCCCAGCAGCCATCCCCAGAGGAGGAGTTGtctgaagaagaggaagaggatgaagaagaggaagaagatgtgACTGATGAAGATTCCCTGGCCGGAAGAGGCTCTGAAAGTGGAGGGGAGAAGGCCATATCCGTGCGAGGTGATTCAGAAGAGGCCTCTGGCACTGAGGAGGAAGTGGGGACTGTGGCAGCGGTGACCACAGCTGGGAAGGAGATGGACACTAATGAGAAGACCATTCAGCAGCCGTGTCTGCTGCCGCCGCCACCAGCTGACACCCTGGATCAGACACAGCCAAAGGAGCAGGGAGGCAGTGATGCTGCCGGAGGCACGGAAGAGGGGGCAAAACCGGAGAGGAGCTCCAGCCCAGGGTCAGCGCTGGCCCTTGAAGGGGAAGGCAGCAGCACCCCCTTGGTGGAGGAGCTGAGCCTGCAGGAAGTGATGAGAAAGGAGCCCGGGGAGAGCAGTGGCCGAAAGGCCTGTGAGGTGTGTGGCCAGACCTTTCCCACCCAAGCAGCTCTGGAGGAGCATCAGAAAACCCACCCCAAGGAGGGGCTGCTCTTCACTTGTGTTTTCTGCAGGCAGGGCTTTCTCGAGCGGGCTACCCTCAAGAAGCACATGCTGCTGGCCCACCACCAG GTGCACCTGAGCACCCACATATGGAATTACAGCCACCCCGAAGGGGGCAGCACCTGTCCCTGGAGGGCCTAG